One Brachybacterium kimchii genomic window carries:
- a CDS encoding ROK family transcriptional regulator, which produces MSTTGSLPTPAHPREAEVIDAFRGGGTLTRALIAESTGLSRSTVSAVLTRLVEEGAVEVVGHDEQPGRGRPTERVAIDRAAVRSIGIDLAHGAVRVVHLNTLGEVLASRERTHEESLGAARRQQLVLRMLADLDGADDRPSNRPTALRGVGLGISGPAALTRPERAPWHGLVQALEARYGVPVHVDNTTRCAAFAEHLAAGDGHRTTLHVRCYQGVGGAVVRDGVLDLGADGMAGEIGHLPVELPGMACRCGRSGCLETVASTPAVLAALRSHGVLLRSPSALRDALADDAPQLRGVLDRVARALARAIVLATTIVDPDEVILTGDLLDADDRLLEAVRPLVAEDVGERFPLIPLERGRLDAFAGATGAALVVLHPRT; this is translated from the coding sequence ATGTCCACGACGGGGTCGCTGCCGACTCCCGCCCATCCGCGCGAGGCCGAAGTCATCGACGCCTTCCGCGGCGGCGGGACGCTCACCCGCGCTCTCATCGCGGAGTCGACGGGCCTGAGCCGCTCGACCGTCTCCGCCGTGCTCACCCGCCTGGTCGAGGAGGGCGCCGTCGAGGTCGTCGGCCACGACGAGCAGCCCGGCCGCGGCCGCCCCACCGAGCGCGTCGCGATCGACCGGGCCGCCGTGCGGTCGATCGGCATCGACCTCGCCCACGGCGCGGTGCGCGTCGTCCACCTGAACACCCTCGGCGAGGTCCTCGCGAGCCGGGAGCGGACCCACGAGGAGAGCCTCGGCGCCGCCCGCCGCCAGCAGCTCGTGCTGCGCATGCTCGCAGACCTCGACGGCGCCGACGACCGCCCGTCGAACCGCCCGACCGCCCTGCGCGGCGTCGGCCTCGGGATCTCCGGCCCGGCCGCGCTCACGCGTCCCGAGCGCGCCCCATGGCACGGTCTCGTCCAGGCGCTGGAGGCGCGCTACGGCGTCCCCGTGCACGTCGACAACACGACCCGCTGCGCCGCCTTCGCGGAGCATCTCGCCGCGGGCGACGGCCACCGCACCACCCTGCACGTGCGCTGCTACCAGGGCGTCGGCGGAGCCGTCGTGCGCGACGGAGTCCTCGACCTGGGGGCCGACGGCATGGCCGGCGAGATCGGCCATCTGCCCGTCGAGCTCCCCGGCATGGCGTGCCGCTGCGGACGCTCCGGGTGCCTCGAGACCGTCGCCTCGACGCCTGCGGTGCTCGCCGCTCTGCGCAGCCACGGCGTGTTGCTGCGTTCGCCGTCCGCGCTGCGCGATGCCCTCGCGGACGACGCCCCGCAGCTGCGCGGCGTGCTGGATCGCGTCGCCCGTGCGCTCGCTCGGGCGATCGTGCTGGCCACCACCATCGTCGACCCCGACGAAGTCATCCTCACCGGCGACCTCCTCGACGCCGACGACCGCCTCCTCGAGGCGGTCCGCCCGCTCGTCGCCGAGGACGTGGGGGAGCGATTCCCCCTGATCCCGCTCGAGCGCGGACGGCTCGACGCCTTCGCGGGCGCCACCGGCGCCGCCCTCGTCGTCCTCCACCCCCGCACCTGA
- a CDS encoding MFS transporter, producing the protein MSVTETETEQEGATAEAETEIGTETTTVLAVASAAEEPVTPARRAALGGVKPWIAAWGAVFVCSWAGNQFSPLLLMYENREHFSSLLVNIFLGVYVLGLAPALLIAGSLSDRHGRRPLMLVGVLAALIGSVLLALGPAGAPFLAVGRLFSGVSVGVAMAVGNAWIKELSQGRFDPGAAEDSGARRASLAFTTGSAAGALLAGLVAQWGPLPEVLPFLVHLALAVPFLVIVARLPEGRVPGGLAGPWWRQLGVPSAGHRRFTRVVLLGAPWIFGSAAIGYGYLPTQLAGATGSWGLVCATAATVIALGVSSAIQPLAQRVHSLESARGLVAAVGIMLVGIAVVALAIRTQSVAIGLGANVVIGVGMGIALVSSLLEVQRIAGARDLAGLTGVFYAAAYAGFLAPAVIAAVAHLVDVHVVLAVIVGLGGLCWIGILVASRRHLPADERGLAADGPGARARTEPSRPSIAEHGAPAASRIASSIER; encoded by the coding sequence GTGAGCGTCACGGAGACGGAGACGGAGCAGGAGGGCGCGACGGCGGAGGCGGAGACCGAGATCGGGACGGAGACGACGACGGTCCTCGCCGTCGCGTCGGCCGCGGAGGAGCCGGTGACTCCGGCCCGCCGCGCCGCCCTCGGCGGGGTGAAGCCCTGGATCGCCGCCTGGGGCGCGGTCTTCGTGTGCTCGTGGGCGGGCAATCAGTTCAGCCCGCTCCTGCTCATGTACGAGAACAGGGAGCACTTCTCCTCGCTCCTGGTGAACATCTTCCTGGGCGTCTACGTGCTCGGTCTCGCCCCCGCGCTGCTGATCGCCGGGTCCCTCTCCGACCGGCACGGCAGGCGTCCGCTCATGCTTGTCGGCGTGCTCGCCGCCCTGATCGGGAGCGTCCTGCTCGCCCTCGGGCCCGCCGGGGCGCCCTTCCTCGCGGTCGGCAGACTGTTCTCCGGCGTCTCCGTCGGCGTCGCGATGGCCGTGGGCAACGCCTGGATCAAGGAGCTCTCCCAGGGGCGCTTCGACCCCGGAGCCGCCGAGGACTCCGGTGCGCGCCGCGCGTCCCTCGCCTTCACTACGGGCTCCGCGGCCGGGGCGCTGCTGGCCGGGCTCGTCGCCCAGTGGGGCCCGCTGCCCGAGGTGCTGCCCTTCCTCGTGCACCTCGCGCTGGCCGTCCCGTTCCTGGTCATCGTCGCGCGCCTGCCCGAGGGGCGCGTGCCCGGCGGCCTTGCCGGGCCGTGGTGGCGCCAGCTCGGGGTGCCGAGCGCCGGGCACCGCCGGTTCACGCGCGTCGTGCTGCTGGGGGCGCCCTGGATCTTCGGCTCCGCTGCGATCGGCTACGGCTACCTGCCCACGCAGCTCGCCGGCGCGACCGGCAGCTGGGGCCTGGTGTGCGCGACCGCCGCCACGGTGATCGCGCTCGGCGTCTCCAGTGCGATCCAGCCGCTCGCCCAGAGGGTCCACTCGCTCGAATCCGCCCGCGGCCTCGTCGCGGCCGTGGGGATCATGCTGGTGGGCATCGCCGTCGTCGCCCTCGCGATCCGCACGCAGTCGGTGGCGATCGGCCTGGGCGCGAACGTCGTGATCGGCGTGGGCATGGGAATCGCGCTGGTCTCCTCCCTGCTCGAGGTGCAGCGCATCGCCGGCGCGCGCGATCTCGCCGGGCTCACCGGCGTCTTCTACGCCGCCGCCTACGCCGGCTTCCTCGCCCCCGCGGTGATCGCCGCCGTCGCCCACCTCGTCGACGTGCACGTCGTGCTCGCCGTCATCGTGGGTCTGGGCGGGCTGTGCTGGATCGGGATCCTCGTCGCCTCGCGGCGGCATCTCCCGGCCGACGAGCGCGGCCTCGCGGCCGACGGCCCTGGTGCGCGCGCGAGGACGGAACCGTCGCGACCATCGATCGCTGAGCACGGCGCCCCAGCCGCATCGAGGATCGCATCGAGCATCGAAAGGTGA
- a CDS encoding GntR family transcriptional regulator, with translation MNFENDESASPAQAAAERAYEHVKSAIIRGELAGGESVSENALRRELDLSRTPMHEAFLRLAAEGLLSLEHRRGAVVRPMSPHEARDVLEMREAIESSAAARAIADGAAGDLASALEDLLDEQSRAIEAEDVPAFIDADSRFHSAVIEGSGNAVAVMFTATLRDRQQRLRHQLMRVRPEQLHASLEHHRRLARALAEGDAAAYARTLHEHVASHQGVL, from the coding sequence GTGAACTTCGAGAACGACGAGAGCGCATCGCCCGCACAGGCTGCGGCCGAGCGCGCATACGAGCACGTCAAGAGCGCCATCATCCGCGGCGAGCTGGCCGGCGGGGAGAGCGTCAGCGAGAACGCGCTGCGCCGCGAGCTCGACCTCTCCCGCACCCCCATGCACGAGGCGTTCCTGCGGCTGGCTGCCGAGGGCCTGCTGAGTCTCGAGCACCGCCGCGGCGCCGTGGTGCGCCCCATGTCCCCGCACGAGGCCCGCGACGTGCTCGAGATGCGCGAGGCCATCGAGTCCTCCGCAGCGGCCCGGGCCATCGCCGACGGCGCGGCGGGGGACCTCGCGTCCGCTCTCGAGGACCTTCTGGACGAGCAGTCCCGCGCGATCGAGGCCGAGGACGTCCCGGCCTTCATCGACGCCGACTCGCGCTTCCACTCCGCCGTCATCGAGGGCTCGGGCAACGCCGTCGCCGTCATGTTCACCGCGACCCTGCGCGACCGCCAGCAGCGCCTGCGCCACCAGCTCATGCGCGTGCGCCCCGAGCAGCTGCATGCCTCGCTCGAGCATCACCGCCGGCTCGCCCGGGCGCTCGCCGAGGGCGATGCCGCCGCCTATGCGCGCACCCTGCACGAGCACGTCGCCTCGCACCAGGGGGTCCTGTGA